The stretch of DNA CATGAAACTGATCGTCATTGCCGGTCCCCCCTCGGCGGGCAAGACGGCGGTCGTCAGGCAGATCGTCCGCAACCTTCGGGCGACGGCGGCGATCGCCTACCTGAAGATCGATGTCGTGCGCGCCTTCGAGGACGAGGAACTGAAGGAGGAGTTCGGCATCCCGGCGCGGAAGGTCTATTCAGGCGACCTCTGCCCTGACCATGCAGGCATCATGGTGATGCGGGACGCAATCGCCTGGGCCGCCGGCGAGGGCGCCGATATCCTGATCGTCGAGTCGGCCGGGCTCTGCCTCCGCTGCTCGCCCTACCTCACGCAGTCCCTCGGGATCGTCGTCATCAGTGCGGTCTCGGGCACGCATGCCCCCCTCAAGATGGGCCCGATGATCGCCCTTGCCGACGTGGCGGTGGTCACCAGGATCGACCTGGTCTCGCAGGCCGAGAAGGAGGTCTTCCGCGAGCGTATCCTTGAAGTGGCGCCGGGGATCGAGATCGTCGAGACAAACGCCCTCCAGGGCACCGGCATGCGCTATCTCATCCGCAGGATCGAGGAGGCCGGGGAGATCGAGGACGAAGAGACGATCGAGGTCCGCGGCGTCCCGCCCCTCGGGGTCTGCACTATATGTGTCGGGAAGAGGGAGATCGGGTGGCAGCGCCACTTCGGCGTCGTCAGGAAACTCGACGGCGCCGACTGGATCTTCAGGGGGGAGTGAATGGCCTGGCAACCTCCCGGGAAGAACTGCGGGCTCTGCGGTGCGAAGACCTGCCGAGCGTTTCTGGAGATGGTCAGGTCAGGGGAGCGGTCGTATCCTGACTGCCCGTTCTATCAGGAGACGGGTGGCGAACAGGCGGCGCAGGACCTCCGCGATATCCTCGGCAACCCCTATGACTTCGTCCTCGATCCCGCCCCTGGCGAGCCCTCGGCGCGCAAGATCGTCCTGCCGTTCCGCCCCGACCTCGTCGAGAGATGGGGGATCGCAGAGGGGGAGATCGTGCTCGGGCGCCCGATGGGGGCAGGGTGCCCGGTCCAGCATGTCCTGCGGGTGATCGACGCCAACCCGGTGACCGGCGTCCTGACGACCCATGTCGTCGGCCCGGCCTTCTCGCGGGGCGCCTCCTGTCACGACGTCCAGGCCTACCACATGATCGGTTTCGAAGGGCTTGCCCGCGTGATACGCCGCCCCCCGACCTTCGGGATGCGCCAGCGCTTCCTCCCGGGGTTCTGCATGATGGCCCTCACCCATACCGGCGTTACCAATATGGTGATCGAGCGTCCAGAGGGACTCTTGATCCGGGTGGAGGACATCAGAATATGAGAAGGATCGAGGAGATCGGGGAGCGGATCAGGGGCGGAGACGCCGTCGTGCTCACCGCCGCAGACCTCAAGAAGCGGATCCGCGAGGGTGAGCGGCTGACGCCCGGGGATGTGGATGTGGTTACCTGCGGCACCTGCGGGGTGATGTCGGGCACGGCG from Methanofollis liminatans DSM 4140 encodes:
- a CDS encoding GTP-binding protein gives rise to the protein MKLIVIAGPPSAGKTAVVRQIVRNLRATAAIAYLKIDVVRAFEDEELKEEFGIPARKVYSGDLCPDHAGIMVMRDAIAWAAGEGADILIVESAGLCLRCSPYLTQSLGIVVISAVSGTHAPLKMGPMIALADVAVVTRIDLVSQAEKEVFRERILEVAPGIEIVETNALQGTGMRYLIRRIEEAGEIEDEETIEVRGVPPLGVCTICVGKREIGWQRHFGVVRKLDGADWIFRGE
- a CDS encoding (Fe-S)-binding protein, coding for MAWQPPGKNCGLCGAKTCRAFLEMVRSGERSYPDCPFYQETGGEQAAQDLRDILGNPYDFVLDPAPGEPSARKIVLPFRPDLVERWGIAEGEIVLGRPMGAGCPVQHVLRVIDANPVTGVLTTHVVGPAFSRGASCHDVQAYHMIGFEGLARVIRRPPTFGMRQRFLPGFCMMALTHTGVTNMVIERPEGLLIRVEDIRI